Proteins from a single region of Humidesulfovibrio mexicanus:
- a CDS encoding transcription antitermination factor NusB, with protein MATLPPARAAALDCLTACLLEGRDLQAALDTALRSDPLSDRDAGLVTELVYGFCRLKGRVDAVLDRFLDPNRPLRAEARLALGLAAHEIVHLDRVPAYASVNWAVDWAKGYPKAQLSGLFNAVLRRVADMAEAARTLAPYKEGARDEAEALSRYYSCPEWIVRLWLKEYSREDAARYLKAQARPPALGLAVDAQALGEGAALALSRRLGAHPSCLARQGLGLALRPGSSLDEVVDGLELSPSERAAVYRQGFAARQALAALSPGQWEAPVWDTCCGRGGKTRLVLEAGAGPVLASDPHMGRLRALAREQAQAVAEGRLVVFRASALDAPPLSVQPRTILLDAPCTGLGTLSRRPDIKWKRTPQDVDALADIQARMLDAAFLALPPGGRLCYLTCTLSPQENQRQTARLLENQPGARLAATWTTPPGADTGEFFYAATIVKA; from the coding sequence GTGGCCACCCTGCCGCCGGCCCGCGCCGCCGCCCTGGACTGTCTGACCGCCTGCCTGCTGGAAGGCCGCGATCTGCAGGCCGCCCTGGACACCGCTCTGCGCTCCGATCCGCTCTCGGACCGGGACGCCGGGTTGGTGACCGAGCTTGTCTACGGCTTCTGCCGCCTGAAGGGCCGGGTGGACGCTGTGTTGGACCGCTTTCTGGACCCCAACCGGCCCCTGCGCGCGGAGGCCCGGCTGGCCCTTGGCCTTGCCGCGCACGAGATCGTGCACCTGGACCGCGTGCCCGCCTACGCCAGCGTCAACTGGGCCGTGGACTGGGCCAAGGGCTACCCCAAGGCGCAGCTTTCGGGCCTGTTCAACGCCGTGCTGCGCCGCGTGGCCGACATGGCCGAGGCCGCCCGCACCCTGGCACCCTACAAGGAGGGCGCGCGCGACGAGGCGGAGGCCCTTTCGCGCTATTATTCCTGCCCGGAATGGATCGTGCGGCTGTGGCTCAAGGAGTATTCCCGCGAGGACGCCGCGCGCTATTTGAAGGCCCAGGCGCGGCCGCCGGCCCTTGGCCTGGCCGTGGACGCCCAGGCCCTTGGCGAGGGGGCCGCGCTGGCTCTTTCGCGCAGGTTGGGCGCGCACCCCTCGTGCCTGGCCCGGCAGGGCCTTGGCCTGGCCTTGCGTCCGGGCAGCTCCCTGGACGAGGTGGTCGACGGGCTGGAGCTTTCTCCGTCCGAGCGCGCCGCCGTGTACCGGCAGGGCTTTGCCGCGCGCCAGGCCCTGGCCGCCCTGTCCCCCGGCCAGTGGGAGGCCCCGGTGTGGGACACCTGCTGCGGCCGCGGCGGCAAGACCCGCCTTGTGCTGGAGGCGGGCGCAGGCCCCGTGCTGGCCAGCGACCCGCACATGGGCCGTCTGCGCGCCTTGGCGCGCGAGCAGGCCCAGGCCGTGGCCGAGGGACGGCTTGTGGTGTTCCGGGCCAGCGCCCTTGACGCGCCGCCGCTTTCCGTCCAGCCGCGCACCATCCTGCTGGATGCGCCCTGCACGGGACTGGGCACCCTGTCGCGCCGTCCGGACATCAAGTGGAAGCGCACCCCCCAGGATGTGGACGCCCTGGCCGACATCCAGGCCCGGATGCTGGACGCGGCCTTCCTCGCCTTGCCGCCGGGCGGGCGTCTCTGCTACCTCACCTGCACCCTTTCCCCCCAGGAAAACCAGCGCCAGACCGCGCGCCTGCTGGAAAACCAGCCCGGGGCCCGCCTGGCCGCGACCTGGACCACGCCCCCCGGCGCGGACACGGGCGAGTTCTTCTATGCCGCCACCATCGTCAAGGCGTGA